Proteins from one Vanessa atalanta chromosome 15, ilVanAtal1.2, whole genome shotgun sequence genomic window:
- the LOC125069558 gene encoding craniofacial development protein 2-like: MDTKNHSSDRARAYPTGDAQGQHPAPVGNGQGLSHRNGRVRRKKRARSVRELKLRCASWNVGTMSGRGRELADVLKRRRINAACLQETKWKGARAREIGEGYKLFYCGSDGKRNGVGIVLDSRLKECVVDIKRANDRLIAIKLIVDGMTLNLVSVYAPQSGCEESVKEKFWEDFDCLLMNIQDSEEVYVGGDFNGHVGRENDGYERVHGGWGLGNRNADGETLLQAACAFDLAITNTWFKKKEEHLITYKSGHHATQIDYFLVRRRSLCCVKNCKVLPGEALVAQHRLVVMDVKLSVSPRNSQIRPPPKTRWRMLENDECASRFRNHIVEKIIEMNEMEEKLVDDCWNEMARHIRKVAKDVFGESKGKGLIDRDTWWWNLEVQNVLREKKVAFKEWQVVKNVNTSLKDEKKEVYKEFKRRAKKAVAVARAKAQEKLSCKEPWHRVWIIDDAPQNVS, translated from the coding sequence ATGGATACTAAAAACCATTCGAGTGATAGGGCTAGGGCGTACCCCACAGGCGACGCGCAGGGGCAGCACCCGGCTCCTGTGGGAAATGGACAAGGGTTGTCGCACCGAAACGGGCGGGTGCGACGTAAGAAGCGAGCTCGAAGTGTGAGAGAGTTAAAATTGAGGTGTGCAAGTTGGAATGTAGGAACGATGTCTGGAAGAGGAAGAGAGCTAGCAGATGTTTTAAAAAGGCGACGGATAAATGCAGCGTGCCTGCAAGAGACAAAGTGGAAGGGTGCAAGGGCTAGGGAAATCGGAGaaggatataaattattttattgtggaaGTGATGGCAAGAGAAATGGTGTGGGTATAGTTTTAGATAGTAGGTTAAAAGAATGTGTGGTGGATATAAAAAGAGCGAATGATAGACTGATAGCGATTAAACTGATTGTGGACGGCATGACACTGAATCTGGTAAGTGTGTATGCGCCGCAGTCAGGCTGTGAGGAGAGCGTGAAAGAAAAGTTTTGGGAGGACTTTGATTGCCTGCTGATGAATATACAGGATAGCGAGGAAGTCTACGTGGGTGGTGATTTTAATGGCCATGTAGGAAGAGAGAATGATGGATATGAGAGAGTGCATGGTGGGTGGGGATTGGGAAACCGGAACGCTGACGGTGAGACACTTTTACAAGCTGCCTGTGCCTTCGACCTGGCTATAACAAACACGTGGTTTAAGAAAAAAGAGGAACACCTAATAACCTACAAGAGTGGCCACCACGCGACACAGATAGACTACTTCTTAGTGAGGCGGAGGAGTCTATGCTGTGTCAAAAACTGTAAAGTGCTGCCAGGCGAAGCATTAGTCGCCCAACATAGGCTTGTGGTGATGGATGTTAAATTAAGTGTCTCCCCCAGAAACAGCCAAATACGGCCCCCTCCAAAGACAAGATGGCGTATGTTAGAGAATGATGAATGTGCTAGTAGATTTAGGAATCATATAGTggagaaaattatagaaatgaatgagATGGAAGAGAAATTGGTAGATGATTGTTGGAATGAGATGGCCAGGCACATAAGGAAGGTCGCAAAGGATGTGTTTGGAGAGTCGAAAGGAAAAGGTCTGATAGATAGGGATACATGGTGGTGGAATTTGGAAGTGCAAAATGTACTGAGAGAGAAGAAAGTGGCATTTAAAGAATGGCAGGTTGTAAAAAATGTGAATACAagtttaaaagatgaaaaaaaggAAGTTTACAAGGAATTTAAGAGGAGAGCAAAGAAGGCGGTAGCAGTGGCCAGAGCTAAGGCACAAGAAAAGTT